One Solibacillus sp. R5-41 DNA segment encodes these proteins:
- a CDS encoding alpha/beta hydrolase fold domain-containing protein — MRSWQSVLFEKYLLMRGSKKKFLNLELMDQFIEEKYNALPYELDKKFQEKHAINQFELSGMKYYVVNEQINPMKVIFYFHGGAYINDPLIFHWRHLVKIAEKTNYTIVVPIYPKLPRFTYTDAFTAIHTLYDKLLKQYDAPFIFMGDSAGGGLALALAQDVKLQNKKQPEHVVLYSPWLDVSGLNPEYKEIEKIDPMLGLVGAQRLGKLWAGQSDISNHLISPLHGPIDGIGKIALFVGSYEMLIVDAKMFLEKAKKEDVEILYFEYPKMNHVFPVFPIPEASRVLNTVVSIITKD, encoded by the coding sequence TTGCGCAGTTGGCAAAGTGTTTTATTCGAAAAGTATTTACTCATGCGCGGATCAAAAAAGAAATTCCTTAATTTAGAGTTGATGGATCAGTTTATCGAAGAAAAGTATAATGCACTTCCGTATGAATTGGATAAAAAGTTTCAGGAAAAGCATGCAATTAATCAGTTCGAATTGAGTGGGATGAAGTATTATGTAGTCAATGAGCAAATAAATCCAATGAAAGTGATTTTTTATTTTCATGGTGGGGCATATATTAATGATCCTTTAATTTTTCATTGGCGCCATTTAGTAAAGATTGCAGAAAAAACAAACTATACAATTGTCGTACCTATTTATCCGAAGCTACCGCGATTTACATATACCGATGCATTTACTGCAATCCATACATTATATGATAAATTACTCAAGCAATATGATGCACCATTTATCTTTATGGGAGATTCGGCTGGTGGTGGGCTTGCTTTAGCACTTGCACAAGATGTCAAATTGCAAAACAAAAAGCAGCCGGAGCATGTCGTATTATATTCACCGTGGCTAGATGTGTCAGGATTGAACCCTGAGTATAAAGAAATTGAAAAAATCGATCCAATGCTTGGTCTAGTTGGTGCTCAACGGTTGGGGAAACTTTGGGCAGGACAAAGTGATATATCAAATCATTTAATTAGTCCACTCCATGGCCCAATTGATGGGATAGGGAAGATTGCACTCTTTGTAGGATCGTATGAAATGCTCATAGTGGATGCCAAAATGTTTTTAGAGAAGGCAAAAAAAGAAGACGTGGAAATTTTATATTTTGAATATCCGAAAATGAATCACGTATTCCCAGTATTTCCGATACCAGAGGCAAGTCGGGTTTTAAATACGGTAGTATCCATTATTACGAAGGATTAA
- a CDS encoding DEAD/DEAH box helicase — MDIKINQKIIKEMCGTVSFKRGEAFFRAGKVNVHEQNVDLCKAIVHGGEVFNVTIEKDEQGRIQTSCSCPELAGFSMSCQHVAAVLIALHEQQKLGRSSGENQLSAEFMTLFQQKQARKSRHQLHFEKRQVLDVQFLLKPFAIGQGQYLFSIELLIGHMKVTPIRDFLQLVNKGKPCAITLNFTFDPNEHCFVSEVDAVLHQLIRVARDEQMFIDALPYEVSSSQEGILIPPSAWRGLLSLLIETPDVLLEQHRQVNQPLRLAEGVPPLQFRVEDQGDHYQLQIAGFDKMTLFSAYRCVVSNGCVYQLEEQDCERLTELQHMLVEPNTSVVPILHDQMNQFLKTVIPGLRKLGQVTFSDRLMKEMMTTPLVAKLYLDRLKNRLLVGLEFHYDHVVIQPLESPEAIADLTVIRDEQKEREILELMDSSGFTKTDGGYFMQNEELEYAFLYHVMPALQQRTQIYATTAVRNRIVKTTTFPKIVVKVKQERTNWLEFKFEMDGITNKETKHLLQALEVKQKYYRLPNDSLLSLETKEMEEIRRFLLAGPVQDDHYESTLTMPILESLKFLEMIDESNVFTPEQSFRQFLAQLMQPELLNFEVPPSLSGILRGYQKQGFNWMKQLASYGFGGVLADDMGLGKTVQSIAFIVSELPTIRVKKQPVLIVCPSSLTYNWLHEMMKFAPELQVLVIDGNQAARKALQKEHAELDVLITSYPLLRRDLAWFEKQIFHTVFFDEAQAFKNPMTQTARAVKKIKADYRFGLTGTPVENNQEELWSLYHVIFPQLFQGLEAYSHLSRKSIARRVRPFLLRRLKEDVLVELPTKNELLESSELLDEQKQLYAAYLAKLREDTFKHLDKETFKKNKIRILAGLTRLRQICCHPGLFVEGYKGSSAKFEQLIQILEESKHSGRRVLIFSQFTKMLELIGRELTRQNEEYFYLDGQTPSEERVQLCDRFNEGERDVFLISLKAGGTGLNLTGADTVILYDLWWNPAVEEQAASRAHRMGQKNTVQVIKLIARGTIEEKMNALQDRKRHLIADIIDFEENATPSLTEEDIREILMI, encoded by the coding sequence ATGGACATTAAAATCAATCAGAAAATTATTAAAGAAATGTGTGGAACTGTCTCCTTCAAAAGAGGAGAAGCTTTTTTCCGAGCGGGGAAAGTAAACGTACATGAACAAAATGTAGACTTGTGTAAGGCGATTGTACATGGGGGAGAGGTTTTTAATGTCACAATAGAAAAAGATGAGCAAGGTCGTATACAGACGTCTTGTAGCTGCCCGGAACTTGCAGGTTTTAGTATGAGTTGTCAACATGTGGCTGCTGTTTTAATCGCCCTCCATGAACAGCAAAAACTGGGGCGTTCTTCGGGTGAAAATCAGCTGTCAGCAGAATTCATGACGTTATTTCAACAGAAACAAGCACGGAAAAGTCGCCATCAGCTTCATTTTGAAAAAAGACAAGTATTGGACGTTCAGTTTTTATTGAAGCCTTTTGCGATTGGGCAAGGGCAATACTTATTTAGCATCGAGCTTTTAATCGGTCACATGAAGGTCACACCGATTCGAGATTTTCTTCAGCTAGTGAACAAAGGCAAACCTTGCGCAATAACATTAAACTTTACCTTTGATCCGAATGAACATTGCTTTGTTAGTGAAGTAGACGCGGTACTACATCAATTGATCCGTGTTGCCCGTGATGAACAAATGTTTATCGATGCGCTACCATATGAGGTGAGCAGTAGCCAGGAAGGTATACTTATTCCTCCGTCTGCTTGGAGAGGGCTTTTGTCTTTACTTATAGAAACGCCCGATGTGTTGCTTGAACAGCATCGACAAGTCAACCAGCCATTACGTCTTGCGGAGGGAGTACCACCATTACAATTTCGAGTGGAAGATCAAGGGGATCACTATCAATTGCAGATTGCGGGATTTGATAAAATGACGCTTTTCAGTGCCTATCGATGTGTAGTTAGTAATGGCTGTGTATACCAATTAGAAGAACAGGATTGCGAACGTTTAACGGAACTGCAGCACATGCTTGTAGAGCCGAATACAAGCGTTGTACCGATTCTACATGACCAAATGAATCAGTTTTTGAAAACGGTCATACCTGGTTTACGTAAGCTTGGACAGGTCACATTTAGTGATCGGTTGATGAAGGAAATGATGACAACACCACTCGTTGCAAAGCTTTACTTAGATCGTCTGAAAAATAGGTTGTTGGTGGGGTTAGAATTTCACTATGACCATGTCGTTATTCAACCTTTGGAAAGTCCAGAAGCCATAGCAGATTTAACGGTTATTCGGGATGAGCAAAAGGAACGGGAAATTCTTGAGCTTATGGATTCGAGCGGCTTTACGAAGACTGATGGCGGCTATTTTATGCAAAATGAAGAATTGGAATATGCCTTTTTATATCATGTTATGCCAGCACTTCAACAGCGTACGCAAATTTATGCGACAACTGCTGTGCGAAATAGAATAGTTAAAACAACGACCTTTCCAAAAATCGTTGTCAAAGTGAAACAGGAAAGAACAAATTGGCTAGAATTCAAATTTGAGATGGATGGCATTACAAATAAGGAAACAAAGCACCTTTTACAAGCACTTGAAGTGAAGCAAAAATATTATCGCTTGCCGAATGATTCATTACTTTCTCTTGAAACGAAGGAAATGGAAGAAATTCGCCGTTTTCTGCTAGCAGGTCCGGTGCAAGATGATCATTATGAATCCACATTAACTATGCCTATTTTAGAAAGCCTGAAATTTTTAGAAATGATCGATGAAAGTAATGTATTTACACCAGAACAATCATTCCGCCAGTTTCTTGCGCAATTAATGCAGCCAGAACTGTTGAATTTTGAAGTGCCACCGAGTTTATCAGGCATTTTAAGAGGGTATCAAAAGCAAGGATTTAACTGGATGAAGCAGCTGGCAAGCTACGGATTTGGCGGCGTTTTGGCGGATGATATGGGACTAGGGAAAACGGTGCAAAGTATAGCGTTCATTGTTTCGGAGTTACCGACAATTCGCGTAAAAAAGCAGCCTGTTTTAATTGTGTGTCCGTCCTCATTAACATATAACTGGCTCCATGAAATGATGAAATTTGCGCCTGAGTTACAAGTGCTTGTAATAGATGGTAATCAAGCAGCACGTAAAGCATTACAGAAAGAACATGCCGAGTTGGATGTCCTCATTACTTCCTATCCATTATTGCGCCGTGACTTAGCGTGGTTTGAAAAGCAAATATTTCATACCGTTTTCTTTGATGAGGCACAAGCGTTTAAAAACCCAATGACTCAAACAGCACGAGCCGTTAAAAAGATTAAAGCTGATTATCGTTTTGGTTTAACGGGAACACCTGTCGAGAATAATCAGGAGGAGTTGTGGTCACTGTATCATGTTATTTTTCCGCAGTTATTTCAGGGCTTGGAAGCGTATAGCCACCTATCAAGAAAATCCATTGCGAGGAGAGTTCGGCCATTTTTATTACGCCGTTTAAAAGAGGATGTACTTGTAGAATTGCCTACTAAAAATGAACTATTGGAATCCTCAGAGCTATTAGATGAACAAAAGCAACTGTATGCAGCGTATTTAGCGAAACTGCGAGAGGATACATTTAAACACCTAGACAAAGAAACCTTTAAGAAAAATAAAATTCGTATTTTAGCCGGCTTGACGAGACTACGCCAAATTTGTTGTCACCCGGGCTTGTTTGTTGAAGGTTACAAAGGGAGTTCTGCAAAATTTGAGCAGCTGATTCAAATTCTTGAAGAGTCCAAACATTCGGGGAGACGGGTGTTGATTTTCTCGCAATTTACAAAAATGCTAGAGTTAATTGGGCGGGAGCTTACACGCCAAAATGAAGAGTATTTTTACTTGGATGGTCAAACACCTTCAGAGGAACGCGTCCAACTATGCGATCGATTTAATGAAGGCGAGCGTGATGTTTTTTTAATTTCTTTAAAAGCAGGTGGCACAGGGCTGAATTTAACCGGTGCAGATACAGTAATTTTATATGACTTATGGTGGAATCCAGCGGTTGAGGAACAAGCAGCAAGTCGTGCACACCGAATGGGGCAGAAAAATACGGTGCAAGTCATTAAGCTCATTGCACGCGGGACAATTGAAGAAAAGATGAATGCACTTCAAGACAGAAAGCGGCATCTCATTGCAGATATTATCGATTTTGAAGAAAATGCGACGCCTTCCTTAACAGAAGAAGATATTCGAGAAATTTTGATGATTTAA
- a CDS encoding 3-ketoacyl-ACP reductase, with the protein MAQTLQGKIAFITGAARGIGKATAIALANEGVHIGLIARNEDSLQTVATELKALGVNTAYAVANVANLAEVETAIASLTEQLGSADILINNAGIGNFGSVLDMDPTEWKEIVDVNLFGTYNVTRTVLPQLIEKNGGDIINISSTAGLGGAATSSAYSASKFAVIGFTESLAQEVRRNNIRVTALTPSTVVTDLAREMNLIDEAKAERLMQAEDMAELIVAQLKLNKRVYLKNATMITTNPF; encoded by the coding sequence ATGGCACAGACATTACAAGGAAAAATCGCCTTTATTACAGGTGCAGCACGAGGTATTGGAAAAGCAACAGCTATCGCACTTGCGAACGAAGGGGTGCATATCGGTTTGATCGCTCGTAACGAAGATTCACTACAAACCGTTGCAACGGAGTTAAAAGCACTAGGAGTAAACACAGCGTATGCAGTAGCGAACGTTGCTAATTTAGCAGAAGTCGAAACAGCCATTGCTTCCTTAACAGAGCAGCTTGGTTCTGCTGATATTTTAATAAATAATGCGGGTATCGGTAATTTTGGCAGCGTACTAGACATGGATCCAACAGAATGGAAGGAAATCGTGGATGTTAATTTATTTGGTACATATAATGTTACACGTACCGTTTTACCACAGCTAATTGAAAAAAATGGCGGCGATATTATTAATATTTCGTCAACAGCAGGCCTTGGCGGCGCAGCTACTTCAAGTGCATACAGCGCGTCAAAATTTGCTGTTATCGGTTTTACAGAATCACTAGCACAAGAAGTTCGCCGCAACAATATCCGTGTAACAGCTCTTACGCCAAGTACGGTCGTTACAGACTTAGCACGTGAAATGAACTTAATTGACGAGGCGAAAGCTGAACGATTAATGCAAGCGGAAGATATGGCCGAGCTAATCGTTGCCCAGCTAAAACTAAACAAACGCGTTTACTTAAAAAACGCAACAATGATTACAACAAATCCATTTTGA
- a CDS encoding HAD family hydrolase, which translates to MSNYEVILFDLDGTLTDPKEGITKSVQYALGKLDIVVDNLDNLTPFIGPPLQVTFKELYQFNEQQIADALMFYRQRFQEKGMYENKVYEGVPEMLKQLKTAGYQLAIATSKPTVFAEQILNHFELHHYFDCIMGSELDGTRTSKGAVIEEIIHQLKLDNVKQCVMIGDRLHDIIGANENNMPSIGVTFGYGSRQELEMAGATHIIDSVLEFKNLFSRVPIT; encoded by the coding sequence TTGAGTAATTATGAAGTCATATTATTTGATTTAGATGGAACACTAACAGATCCAAAAGAGGGCATTACGAAAAGTGTACAGTATGCTCTAGGAAAATTGGACATTGTAGTGGATAATTTAGACAATTTAACCCCATTTATCGGTCCGCCACTTCAAGTGACCTTTAAAGAATTGTATCAATTTAACGAGCAACAAATTGCAGACGCACTCATGTTTTATCGTCAACGCTTTCAAGAAAAAGGCATGTACGAAAATAAAGTTTACGAAGGCGTACCCGAGATGTTAAAACAATTAAAAACAGCAGGCTATCAATTAGCTATTGCCACTTCAAAGCCTACTGTGTTTGCCGAGCAAATTTTAAATCATTTTGAACTTCATCATTATTTTGATTGCATTATGGGGAGTGAATTAGATGGTACACGCACTTCTAAAGGAGCAGTAATTGAGGAAATCATTCATCAGCTAAAACTAGATAATGTAAAACAATGTGTAATGATTGGTGATCGACTCCATGATATAATTGGTGCCAACGAAAATAACATGCCTTCGATTGGCGTGACCTTTGGCTATGGAAGCCGTCAAGAATTAGAAATGGCTGGAGCGACGCATATTATCGATTCTGTCCTTGAGTTCAAGAATCTTTTTTCCCGCGTACCCATTACATAA
- a CDS encoding AAA family ATPase: MGKIIRIKSVRINHLKNVKKGEFNTNSDFSKYEADVIGFYGQNGSGKTAVVEAFSLLKSLLNSYTLPMNKEKLIYFKEKNVELQFEFLITNELGEYFVKYHVILQEGTDKLSVLGENLYYKENASGKRYKEIISKNERSISFRNKKLEAFSEMNRVNMMVADRMAEANATSFIFRKELKDVYEAFLSDEEQEIIINLRQDFNKDFHVIDTIQYGLLVANLIMPFSIHLENLRGNIPYELRDTMLLSQEMFTTIQKVIDQTNVVLRTIIPGLYVKVRKINMEKMSNGKDGIRFEFLSVKDKIELPLRCESQGVLKIISILSTLIAVYNNPNACVVIDELDAGIFEYLLGEMLEVISENGKGQLFFTSHNLRILEVLPIQNLWFTTLNEEQRYLQLKGVKKLSNARDIYLRAVQLGGQDEPIYNETNMYDIKKSFRKAGRIID, encoded by the coding sequence TTGGGGAAAATAATTCGTATAAAAAGTGTTCGTATTAATCATTTAAAAAATGTGAAAAAAGGTGAATTTAATACAAATTCGGACTTCAGTAAATATGAAGCGGATGTCATTGGTTTTTATGGTCAAAATGGATCGGGTAAAACGGCAGTAGTCGAAGCATTTAGTTTATTAAAAAGTTTATTGAATTCCTATACATTACCAATGAATAAAGAGAAGTTGATTTATTTTAAAGAAAAAAATGTAGAACTTCAATTTGAATTTTTAATTACAAATGAGTTGGGCGAGTATTTTGTTAAATATCATGTCATTTTGCAAGAAGGTACGGATAAGCTTAGCGTTTTAGGTGAAAATTTATATTATAAAGAAAATGCCAGTGGCAAGAGATACAAGGAAATCATATCGAAAAACGAGCGAAGCATTTCATTTCGAAATAAAAAATTGGAAGCATTTTCAGAGATGAATCGAGTAAATATGATGGTAGCGGATCGGATGGCTGAAGCAAATGCCACTTCATTCATATTTCGAAAAGAGCTGAAAGATGTTTATGAAGCATTTTTAAGTGACGAAGAACAGGAAATAATCATTAATTTACGCCAAGATTTTAATAAGGATTTTCATGTAATTGATACGATTCAATATGGATTATTAGTTGCAAATCTTATTATGCCTTTCAGTATTCATCTTGAAAATTTAAGAGGTAATATTCCTTATGAATTACGAGATACAATGCTATTGTCCCAAGAAATGTTTACGACAATCCAAAAAGTCATAGATCAAACCAATGTTGTATTAAGAACGATTATCCCAGGGCTTTACGTGAAAGTTCGTAAAATTAATATGGAAAAAATGAGCAATGGAAAAGATGGTATTCGATTTGAATTTTTATCGGTGAAAGATAAAATCGAGCTGCCTCTCCGTTGTGAATCACAAGGGGTACTGAAGATTATTTCCATTTTAAGTACGTTAATTGCGGTTTATAACAATCCAAATGCATGTGTGGTCATTGATGAATTGGATGCGGGGATTTTTGAATATTTATTAGGTGAGATGTTAGAGGTCATTAGTGAAAATGGTAAAGGGCAATTATTTTTCACGTCCCATAATTTACGTATTTTAGAAGTGCTGCCGATTCAAAACTTATGGTTTACGACGTTAAATGAAGAACAGCGCTATTTACAACTAAAAGGTGTAAAAAAATTAAGCAATGCGCGGGATATTTATTTACGGGCTGTCCAATTGGGTGGACAGGATGAACCAATTTACAATGAAACTAATATGTATGACATTAAGAAATCATTTAGGAAAGCAGGGAGGATAATTGACTAA
- a CDS encoding HAD family hydrolase, translating to MKLFTADLDRTLIFSNRTIAKDESERICIEMLDDQSISYVTETIKERLTEIHHTLQFVPVTTRSREQFERISLFQQDIIPEVAVVANGGIILRNGQVDERWEQHIQQVMENIQLPIKQIQQHFQHELAAPYFLHHQQVDELFFVYYVNLAQVDLAEIQHLKSKLNACGWSCYLQGRKFYVVPQEITKGAAVAYLKNHTNYDKHYAAGDSLLDVSMMYLADRSFAPLHGEIADYPEKYGDIEIIKKKGAFFAEHCLLEILQNI from the coding sequence ATGAAATTATTTACGGCAGATTTGGACCGAACACTTATTTTTTCTAATCGAACAATTGCAAAAGATGAATCAGAGCGCATCTGTATTGAAATGCTAGACGACCAATCCATTTCCTATGTAACGGAAACGATTAAGGAGCGGCTTACGGAAATTCATCATACACTGCAATTTGTTCCTGTAACAACGCGTTCTCGGGAACAATTTGAACGTATTTCATTGTTTCAACAGGATATTATACCAGAAGTAGCTGTTGTCGCAAATGGTGGTATTATTTTGCGCAATGGACAAGTGGATGAGCGATGGGAGCAGCATATTCAACAGGTGATGGAAAATATACAATTGCCAATCAAACAAATCCAACAGCATTTTCAGCATGAATTAGCAGCCCCTTATTTTCTGCACCATCAGCAAGTAGATGAACTGTTTTTTGTTTATTACGTTAACTTAGCGCAAGTGGATTTGGCCGAAATTCAGCACTTAAAGAGCAAGTTGAATGCTTGTGGCTGGTCTTGTTATTTGCAAGGTCGCAAGTTTTATGTGGTGCCGCAAGAAATAACGAAGGGCGCTGCGGTAGCCTATTTAAAAAATCATACGAACTACGACAAACATTACGCAGCCGGAGATTCATTACTTGATGTCAGCATGATGTATTTAGCAGATCGAAGCTTTGCGCCACTACATGGGGAAATTGCTGATTATCCAGAAAAATATGGTGATATCGAAATTATTAAAAAAAAAGGTGCTTTTTTTGCTGAACATTGTTTACTTGAAATTTTGCAAAACATATAA
- a CDS encoding cysteine protease StiP family protein: MQIYEPDKMGSYDENDVIFLLRDISHLHVEVNTEDREKKIQSGLAHYSEMLPIEFQPNEQYMQLYEQMLERYSGKIARCVALLSEKVIMLRGLDNLVLVSLARAGTPIGILMKRYVQFAYEVDVPHYSISILCGRGIDNAALHYITTKHPHGNVQFIDGWTGKGAITIELEQSITKWNETSQKQLDAELAVLADPGHCVKLYGTRDDFLIPSACLNSTVSGLVSRTVFNKTLIKANDFHGAKYYKELQDVDVSTAYIDAINQSLNMELVEKVQVEVKEQKVESAPSWKGIHCVEQIQQQFAITNRNFIKPGVGETTRVLLRRVPWKILVNPTSEQDLSHIYMLAKEHGVPIEPYSNMIYSCCGLIKELR, encoded by the coding sequence ATGCAAATTTATGAACCAGATAAAATGGGGAGCTATGATGAAAATGACGTTATTTTTTTGCTGCGCGACATTAGTCATTTACATGTTGAAGTAAATACGGAAGACCGAGAAAAGAAAATTCAATCAGGTTTAGCTCATTATTCTGAAATGTTACCTATTGAATTCCAGCCAAATGAGCAATATATGCAACTGTATGAACAAATGCTAGAAAGATATTCCGGTAAAATTGCTCGATGTGTAGCATTATTAAGTGAGAAAGTGATTATGTTACGCGGTTTGGATAATTTAGTGCTCGTTAGTTTAGCGCGTGCGGGTACACCGATTGGGATATTAATGAAACGTTACGTGCAGTTTGCCTATGAAGTGGATGTCCCACATTACTCGATTTCCATTTTGTGTGGTCGAGGGATCGATAACGCGGCACTTCATTATATTACGACAAAGCACCCACATGGAAATGTTCAATTTATCGATGGTTGGACAGGGAAAGGTGCCATTACAATCGAGTTGGAACAGTCGATTACGAAGTGGAATGAAACGAGTCAAAAGCAGTTAGACGCTGAGTTAGCTGTATTAGCTGATCCGGGACATTGCGTTAAACTTTACGGAACTCGGGATGATTTTTTAATTCCATCGGCGTGCTTAAATTCAACTGTATCTGGGCTCGTTAGTCGCACCGTTTTCAATAAGACGTTAATAAAGGCGAACGATTTTCACGGTGCTAAGTATTATAAAGAGCTACAAGATGTCGATGTATCAACTGCTTATATTGATGCAATTAATCAATCTTTAAACATGGAGCTCGTTGAAAAAGTACAGGTGGAAGTAAAAGAGCAAAAAGTAGAGTCAGCGCCTAGTTGGAAAGGGATTCACTGTGTGGAACAAATTCAACAGCAATTTGCTATTACAAATCGTAATTTTATTAAGCCAGGTGTTGGTGAAACGACGCGTGTGCTATTGCGTCGTGTTCCATGGAAAATTCTTGTGAATCCGACCTCGGAGCAAGATTTGTCCCATATATATATGCTAGCGAAGGAACACGGTGTGCCGATAGAGCCCTATTCGAATATGATTTATTCATGCTGTGGGCTTATTAAGGAGTTGAGATAA
- a CDS encoding phosphoribosyltransferase family protein — MSVYNLLNKLTAEVNITANRYEFEPSHFFDMALRINKNRSFLFVSKVLGKHLAVAPQIPILTGYLLAHYFLETRQHQQQETTATIIYALKQHEKLQQTLQEVRTQPIESKKPLTIIGFAETATALGHAFFEAFTGDARYIHTTREQLVDCTPIITFEEEHSHASSHRLYADPTFFDGESEVVLVDDEMTTGKTNRNIIKQIHTAYPHIKVYTLVAILDWRNDVHKQAFADLANELNIEIHSVALMQGDITIKTTGELPEAQRVEYPKVVVDEDEQVFSLEQTLQNDLVKHRTLDEQNGIHQANYYKGSGRFALNAKQQVAYYERLNFVIENLNSMRTGEKCLVLGTGEFMYTPMYIAAQLDGNVFYHSTTRSPIYAHEDSLIYHKMLFKSPEYPGVPNYLYNIRPEQYDDIFLIFERILDEEALLMVVKQLQRLAKNVQIVVVGGDSYANL, encoded by the coding sequence ATGAGTGTATATAATTTGTTAAATAAATTAACGGCTGAAGTTAATATTACAGCCAACCGTTACGAATTTGAACCGTCGCATTTTTTTGATATGGCATTGCGTATAAATAAAAATCGAAGCTTCTTATTTGTAAGTAAGGTGCTCGGGAAACATTTAGCTGTAGCACCACAAATTCCGATTTTAACAGGTTATTTATTAGCGCATTATTTCCTTGAAACCCGTCAGCATCAACAACAAGAAACGACAGCGACAATTATTTATGCGCTTAAACAGCATGAAAAATTACAACAAACATTACAGGAAGTTCGAACACAGCCGATTGAATCAAAAAAACCACTCACAATTATTGGCTTTGCAGAAACGGCTACGGCTTTAGGTCATGCCTTTTTTGAAGCGTTTACCGGTGATGCACGCTATATTCATACGACGCGTGAACAGCTTGTTGACTGCACACCGATCATTACATTTGAAGAAGAACATTCACATGCGTCGAGCCATCGTTTATATGCAGACCCTACTTTTTTTGATGGAGAATCCGAGGTTGTACTCGTTGATGATGAAATGACGACGGGCAAAACAAATCGAAATATAATTAAGCAAATACATACAGCGTATCCACATATTAAGGTTTACACACTCGTAGCGATTTTAGATTGGCGAAATGATGTACATAAGCAAGCATTCGCCGATTTAGCGAATGAACTGAATATCGAAATCCATTCGGTAGCCCTTATGCAAGGGGATATTACGATAAAGACAACTGGGGAACTACCCGAGGCACAAAGAGTCGAGTATCCAAAAGTAGTTGTGGATGAGGATGAACAGGTATTTTCGTTGGAACAAACGTTACAAAATGACTTAGTCAAACACCGCACATTGGATGAGCAAAATGGCATCCATCAGGCGAATTATTATAAGGGAAGTGGGCGTTTTGCATTAAACGCTAAACAGCAAGTAGCCTATTATGAGCGATTGAATTTCGTCATTGAAAATTTAAATTCAATGCGGACGGGCGAAAAATGTCTAGTTTTAGGTACTGGGGAGTTCATGTATACCCCTATGTATATTGCAGCTCAATTAGATGGAAATGTATTTTATCATTCAACGACCCGCAGTCCTATTTATGCGCATGAAGATTCACTCATTTATCATAAAATGTTGTTTAAAAGTCCCGAATATCCAGGTGTACCGAATTATTTATACAATATCAGACCAGAACAGTATGATGATATTTTTCTCATTTTCGAACGCATTTTAGATGAGGAAGCACTATTGATGGTCGTTAAACAATTACAACGACTTGCAAAAAATGTACAGATTGTCGTAGTAGGAGGCGATTCCTATGCAAATTTATGA
- a CDS encoding TerD family protein, translated as MAIQLSKGQRIDLTKGNPALQNIIVGLGWDVKNFDGGAAFDLDASVFLLNDQGKCRQDLDFVFYNNLVSIDGSVEHTGDNLTGEGDGDDEKIKVHLNKIASDVHRIAITVTIHDAENRRQNFGQVTNAFVRIVDEDLGTEILRFDLGEDFSIETAVVFCELYRNGNEWKFNAVGSGYQGGLAALVNTYGLNA; from the coding sequence ATGGCAATTCAATTAAGCAAAGGCCAACGAATTGATTTAACAAAAGGCAATCCAGCACTACAAAATATTATCGTTGGTTTAGGTTGGGATGTGAAAAATTTTGATGGAGGCGCTGCATTTGATTTAGATGCTTCGGTATTTCTATTAAATGATCAAGGGAAGTGCCGTCAAGATTTAGACTTCGTTTTTTATAATAACTTAGTAAGTATCGATGGTTCTGTAGAGCATACGGGTGATAATTTGACAGGTGAAGGGGACGGCGATGATGAGAAAATCAAAGTCCATTTAAATAAAATTGCGTCTGATGTACATCGCATCGCGATTACTGTCACAATTCATGATGCTGAAAATCGCCGTCAAAACTTTGGACAAGTAACGAATGCATTTGTTCGCATAGTTGACGAAGATTTAGGTACAGAAATTTTACGTTTTGATTTAGGGGAAGATTTCTCAATTGAAACAGCCGTTGTTTTTTGCGAATTGTATCGTAATGGTAATGAGTGGAAGTTCAATGCGGTTGGATCAGGCTATCAAGGTGGCTTAGCGGCACTTGTAAATACTTATGGTTTAAATGCCTAA